In Burkholderia sp. WP9, a genomic segment contains:
- a CDS encoding Nramp family divalent metal transporter has protein sequence MNTNPSALRPHRRRRLPGSGPARPAHWFSFVGAGALIAVGYIDPGNWATALGAGAGYGYRLLGIVLLASLMAMLLQWLSSRLGVVTGRDLAQICRERTGRRGTLFLWLTSEVAIIACDVAEVVGSAVALQLLLGVSLTVGVLMSAVCTFALLALQHKGGRRLEAVIAALIGFVGLCFVVQLALARPDWHAALAGTVPSVELLRNAGMVWLAAGIVGATVMPHNLYLHSALVKHHAPDGSDAQIKAALHVVNLDTFGSLSFAFVINAALLIVAAAVFYVSGHRDVTDLADAHRLIAPLVGTHWAGILFAAALLACGLSATVTGTLAGQAVMEGFLRIRLPRWQRALLTRALAIGPALFAVALFGQHGSNQLLVASQVVLSLQLPLAVVPLIRYTSDAGLMRGWRVRGLPLALAWLSAAFIVLLNGALLWQLAFGG, from the coding sequence ATGAACACCAATCCGTCCGCATTGCGACCCCACCGCCGCCGGCGTCTGCCGGGCAGTGGACCTGCACGTCCGGCGCACTGGTTTTCATTCGTCGGCGCGGGGGCGCTCATCGCAGTCGGCTATATCGATCCGGGCAACTGGGCGACCGCGCTCGGCGCCGGCGCGGGCTACGGCTACCGTCTGCTCGGCATCGTGCTGCTGGCAAGCCTGATGGCAATGTTGCTGCAATGGCTGTCGTCGCGCCTTGGCGTGGTGACCGGGCGCGACCTCGCGCAGATCTGCCGCGAACGCACGGGCCGCCGCGGCACCCTCTTCCTGTGGCTGACGAGCGAGGTCGCGATCATCGCGTGCGACGTCGCCGAGGTGGTCGGCAGCGCCGTCGCATTACAATTGCTACTCGGCGTGTCGCTCACGGTAGGCGTGTTGATGTCGGCGGTGTGCACCTTCGCGCTGCTCGCGCTCCAGCACAAAGGCGGGCGCAGGCTCGAAGCGGTGATCGCCGCGCTGATCGGCTTCGTCGGCCTATGCTTCGTGGTTCAACTGGCGCTGGCGCGGCCGGACTGGCACGCGGCGCTCGCCGGCACCGTGCCGAGCGTCGAATTGCTGCGCAATGCGGGCATGGTGTGGCTCGCGGCGGGCATCGTGGGCGCGACGGTCATGCCGCACAACCTCTATCTGCACTCGGCGCTCGTCAAGCACCACGCACCGGACGGCAGCGACGCGCAGATCAAGGCCGCTCTGCACGTCGTCAATCTCGACACGTTCGGCTCGCTTTCCTTTGCGTTCGTGATCAACGCGGCCCTGCTGATCGTGGCCGCGGCGGTGTTCTATGTGAGCGGCCATCGTGACGTGACCGATCTCGCCGACGCCCACCGGCTGATCGCGCCGCTCGTCGGCACGCACTGGGCCGGCATTCTGTTCGCGGCAGCGCTGCTCGCCTGCGGACTGAGTGCGACTGTGACCGGCACACTGGCCGGCCAGGCGGTCATGGAGGGCTTTCTGCGCATCCGCCTGCCGCGCTGGCAGCGCGCCCTGCTGACCCGCGCACTGGCGATCGGCCCCGCGCTCTTCGCGGTCGCGCTGTTCGGGCAGCACGGTTCCAATCAATTGCTGGTGGCAAGTCAGGTGGTGCTGAGCCTGCAGTTGCCGCTCGCCGTCGTGCCGCTGATCCGCTACACGTCGGACGCCGGGCTGATGCGCGGCTGGCGCGTGCGCGGCCTGCCGCTCGCACTCGCGTGGCTGTCCGCCGCGTTCATTGTCCTGCTCAACGGCGCGTTGTTGTGGCAACTGGCGTTCGGGGGCTGA
- a CDS encoding polyamine ABC transporter substrate-binding protein yields MKRRVVGQVAALVLCATPWLTAAAKDTQLNVYNWSDYIAKDTIPNFTKQSGVQVKYDNYDSDDTLQAKLLTGNSGYDIVVPTSNYAGKQIAAGIFAPLDKSKLPNLKYLDPSLMALVAGADPGNKFTVPWAYGTTGLGYNVTKAQQILGKSVPLDSWDVLFKPENISKLKACGVSVLDAPDQMFAAALHYIGKDPMSTNPADYRAALDMMKKIRPYITQFNSSGYINDLVGGDVCFAYGWSGDVVIAKHRAVEAKKPYKVEYYIPKGGAPVWFDVMAIPKDAKNKDAALEWINYIETPQVHAAITNAVYYPSANLEARKYVDKDVANDPAVYPSPEVIKTLFLLKPLPPEIQRLQTRLWTEFKSGR; encoded by the coding sequence ATGAAAAGACGGGTAGTGGGGCAGGTGGCGGCGCTGGTCTTGTGCGCGACGCCCTGGTTGACGGCCGCTGCGAAAGACACGCAGCTGAACGTGTATAACTGGTCCGATTACATCGCCAAGGACACCATTCCCAACTTCACCAAGCAGTCCGGTGTCCAGGTCAAATACGACAACTACGACAGCGACGACACGCTGCAAGCCAAGCTCCTAACCGGCAATTCCGGCTATGACATCGTCGTGCCGACCAGCAATTACGCCGGCAAGCAGATCGCCGCCGGCATCTTCGCACCGCTCGACAAATCCAAACTGCCGAACCTGAAGTACCTCGATCCGTCGCTGATGGCGCTCGTCGCCGGCGCCGATCCCGGCAATAAATTCACCGTGCCCTGGGCTTACGGCACGACCGGCCTCGGCTACAACGTCACCAAAGCGCAGCAGATCCTCGGCAAGAGCGTTCCGCTCGACAGCTGGGACGTGCTCTTCAAGCCGGAAAACATTTCGAAGCTGAAGGCCTGTGGCGTGTCCGTGCTCGACGCGCCGGACCAGATGTTCGCCGCCGCGCTGCACTATATCGGCAAGGATCCGATGAGCACGAACCCGGCCGACTATCGCGCCGCGCTCGACATGATGAAGAAGATCCGCCCGTACATCACGCAGTTCAACTCGTCGGGCTACATCAACGACCTGGTGGGTGGCGACGTGTGCTTTGCGTACGGCTGGTCGGGCGACGTCGTGATCGCCAAGCATCGCGCGGTCGAGGCGAAGAAGCCCTATAAGGTCGAGTATTACATTCCGAAGGGCGGCGCGCCGGTGTGGTTCGACGTGATGGCGATTCCGAAAGACGCCAAGAACAAGGACGCCGCGCTCGAGTGGATCAACTACATCGAAACGCCGCAGGTTCACGCCGCGATTACCAACGCCGTCTACTATCCGAGCGCCAACCTCGAAGCGCGCAAGTACGTGGACAAGGACGTGGCGAACGACCCGGCTGTCTATCCTTCGCCTGAAGTCATCAAGACCCTGTTCCTGCTCAAGCCGTTGCCGCCGGAAATACAGCGGCTGCAAACGCGGCTGTGGACTGAATTCAAGTCCGGCCGCTGA
- the potA gene encoding polyamine ABC transporter ATP-binding protein produces MSSDQSGALAGAAAPSPSLNAVTGDATDNFVQIVDVVKKFGETVAVKGVNLSVKKGELFALLGSSGCGKSTLLRMMAGLESVTSGKILIDGEDLAQLPPYRRPVNMMFQSYALFPHMTVEGNVAFGLKQEGVPKAELKDRVQTALELVQMGRFAKRKPNQLSGGQQQRVALARSLVKRPKLLLLDEPMSALDKQIRQRTQIELVNILDKVGVTCVMVTHDQEEAMTMAGRLAVMSEGEIIQLGTPHEVYEYPNSRFSAEFIGSTNLFEGHTVEDEPDHVFIETPDLPCRLYVSHGITGPLGMPVTISVRPERIALTRKPPEGAYNWGKGVVTNIAYMGGYSLYHVKLDAGKTVIANVTSLALTEIDPPTWGDEVYVRWSASAGVVLTS; encoded by the coding sequence ATGAGTAGTGACCAGTCGGGCGCGCTGGCAGGGGCCGCCGCGCCGTCCCCGAGCCTGAACGCCGTTACGGGTGACGCCACGGACAACTTCGTCCAGATCGTCGACGTCGTGAAGAAGTTCGGTGAGACCGTGGCGGTCAAGGGCGTCAACCTGTCGGTGAAGAAGGGCGAACTGTTCGCGCTGCTCGGCAGTTCCGGCTGCGGCAAGTCGACCTTGTTGCGCATGATGGCCGGGCTCGAAAGCGTGACCTCGGGCAAGATCCTGATCGACGGTGAAGACCTCGCGCAATTGCCGCCGTACCGCCGGCCGGTCAACATGATGTTTCAGTCGTACGCGCTGTTTCCTCACATGACGGTAGAGGGCAACGTCGCCTTCGGTCTGAAGCAGGAAGGCGTGCCCAAGGCCGAACTGAAGGACCGCGTGCAAACCGCGCTCGAACTCGTGCAGATGGGCCGCTTCGCGAAGCGCAAGCCAAATCAGCTTTCCGGCGGCCAGCAGCAGCGCGTGGCGCTGGCGCGTTCGCTGGTCAAGCGGCCCAAGCTGTTGCTGCTCGACGAGCCGATGTCCGCGCTCGACAAGCAGATCCGTCAGCGCACCCAGATCGAGCTGGTGAACATTCTCGACAAGGTCGGCGTGACCTGCGTGATGGTGACGCACGATCAGGAAGAGGCGATGACCATGGCGGGCCGCCTCGCGGTGATGAGCGAAGGCGAGATCATTCAGCTCGGCACGCCGCACGAAGTCTACGAGTATCCGAATAGCCGCTTTTCGGCCGAATTCATCGGCTCGACGAATCTGTTCGAAGGCCATACGGTCGAAGACGAGCCCGATCACGTGTTCATCGAAACGCCCGATCTGCCGTGCCGCTTGTATGTGAGCCACGGCATCACCGGTCCGCTCGGCATGCCGGTGACGATTTCGGTGCGCCCCGAGCGCATCGCGCTCACGCGCAAACCGCCGGAGGGCGCGTACAACTGGGGCAAAGGCGTCGTCACGAATATCGCTTACATGGGGGGCTATTCGCTCTATCACGTGAAGCTCGACGCCGGCAAAACGGTAATCGCGAATGTGACGAGCCTCGCGCTGACCGAGATCGATCCGCCCACCTGGGGCGACGAAGTGTACGTGCGCTGGAGCGCCTCGGCCGGTGTGGTGTTGACGTCATGA
- a CDS encoding ABC transporter permease subunit, whose amino-acid sequence MKRSFNSFATWPVRRFNLTGRTAVVAGPFIWLLLFFLVPFLLVVKISFADLQLGIPPYTELTKFADGAVHITLDLSHYAFLLTDSLYFATYVNSVVVAAISTLLCLLIGYPMAYYIARSNPASRNLLMMAVMLPFWTSFLIRVYAWIGILKNNGLLNNFLMSVGLIHSPIELYHTNTAVYIGMVYSYLPFLVMPLYAHLVKMDMTLLEAAYDLGARPWKAFWQITLPLSKNGIIAGCLLVFIPAVGEYVIPELLGGANTLMIGRVMWNEFFDNADWPMASAVTCAMVLLLLVPMAFFQYAQAKAMEERR is encoded by the coding sequence ATGAAGCGCTCGTTCAATTCCTTCGCCACCTGGCCGGTGCGGCGCTTCAACCTGACCGGCCGCACGGCGGTGGTGGCCGGGCCGTTCATCTGGCTGCTGCTGTTTTTCCTCGTGCCGTTCCTGCTGGTCGTCAAGATCAGCTTCGCCGATTTGCAGCTCGGCATTCCGCCGTACACGGAGTTGACCAAATTCGCGGACGGCGCGGTTCACATCACGCTCGACCTGTCGCATTACGCGTTTTTGCTGACCGACAGCCTCTATTTCGCGACCTACGTGAATTCCGTGGTGGTGGCCGCGATCTCGACGCTGCTGTGTCTGCTGATCGGCTATCCGATGGCGTATTACATCGCGCGTTCGAATCCCGCCAGCCGCAATCTGCTGATGATGGCCGTGATGCTGCCGTTCTGGACTTCCTTCCTGATTCGCGTGTATGCGTGGATCGGCATCCTGAAGAACAACGGCTTGCTGAACAACTTCCTGATGTCTGTCGGGTTGATTCATTCGCCGATCGAGCTGTATCACACGAACACTGCCGTTTATATCGGCATGGTCTATTCGTATCTGCCGTTTCTCGTCATGCCGCTGTATGCGCATCTGGTGAAGATGGACATGACGCTGCTGGAGGCCGCCTACGACCTCGGCGCGAGGCCGTGGAAGGCGTTCTGGCAGATCACCTTGCCGCTTTCGAAGAACGGCATTATCGCCGGTTGCCTGCTCGTGTTCATTCCGGCGGTGGGTGAGTACGTGATTCCCGAATTGCTGGGCGGCGCGAATACGCTGATGATCGGCCGCGTGATGTGGAATGAGTTCTTCGACAATGCCGATTGGCCGATGGCGTCAGCCGTGACGTGCGCGATGGTGTTGTTGTTATTGGTGCCGATGGCGTTTTTCCAGTACGCGCAGGCGAAGGCGATGGAGGAAAGGCGCTGA
- a CDS encoding ABC transporter permease subunit — MKPNRILQFIALGIGFLFLYIPIVSLIVYSFNESQLVTVWTRFSTRWYAALLQDDELIAAAWLSLRVALLTAFASVIIGTWAGFVLARMGRFRGFTLYTGMINAPLVIPEVIQGISLLLLFIEMAKWLGWPAGRGIFTIWIGHLMLCISYVAIIVQSRVKELHPSLEEAALDLGATPLRVFFFITLPLISQALVSGWLLSFTLSIDDLVLSAFLSGPGSTTLPLVVFSRVRLGLNPEMNALATLFIAVVTVGVVLANYFMQRAERKRAVMAV; from the coding sequence ATGAAGCCGAACCGGATATTGCAGTTCATTGCCCTGGGAATCGGGTTTCTGTTTCTCTACATACCGATCGTCAGTCTGATTGTGTATTCGTTCAACGAATCGCAACTGGTCACGGTATGGACGCGGTTTTCGACGCGCTGGTATGCGGCGTTGCTGCAGGATGACGAGCTGATCGCGGCCGCGTGGCTGTCGTTGCGGGTGGCGTTGTTGACGGCGTTTGCTTCGGTGATCATCGGTACGTGGGCGGGGTTCGTGCTTGCGCGCATGGGGCGGTTTCGCGGCTTCACGCTGTATACGGGCATGATCAACGCGCCGTTGGTGATTCCCGAGGTGATTCAGGGGATTTCGTTGCTGCTCCTCTTTATCGAAATGGCCAAGTGGTTGGGATGGCCGGCCGGACGTGGCATTTTCACGATCTGGATCGGGCATCTCATGCTGTGTATTTCCTATGTGGCGATCATCGTGCAGTCGAGGGTGAAGGAGTTGCATCCTTCGCTGGAAGAGGCGGCGTTAGACCTTGGGGCTACACCGTTGCGGGTGTTTTTCTTCATCACGCTGCCGTTAATTTCCCAGGCGCTTGTGTCCGGTTGGTTGTTGTCGTTCACTTTGTCGATCGACGATCTGGTGCTGTCGGCGTTCCTGTCCGGGCCTGGTTCGACGACCTTGCCCCTGGTCGTTTTCTCGCGCGTCCGGTTGGGGCTGAATCCGGAGATGAATGCGTTGGCTACGCTGTTTATTGCGGTGGTGACAGTTGGGGTGGTGCTCGCCAACTATTTCATGCAGCGGGCCGAGAGGAAGCGGGCAGTCATGGCGGTTTAG
- a CDS encoding methyl-accepting chemotaxis protein: MTRFSFRRPARSQTVVGDIAAQAGKLGIEICDVSGHVDEVAARVQRQAHVCRALRESAAQTLAGNHRIAEAARKMSHVSAEAATGVQDSQQTLEASLADIHGLVEGVTVIESQIGALRSALAHVSRVSEEISLIARQTHLLALNAAIEAARAGDSGKSFAVVAAEVKNLSAKTAQATGQIETTLAQLTQQTEQLITEGSANTERAHRVREGTRKIGDVVHATGDAIAHLNTEAGQIAVLTGEIETQCDGLEAQVLEIASGVEDSSENFVQAKDRLGNLLGVSETLIELTAATGVETADTRFIEAVQKAAAAVSKAFETAVARGEVSIEDLFDQRYVPVTGSNPPQFLTRFTAFTDRVLPAIQEPLLDLDPRVAFCAAVDLRGYLPTHNLKFSLPQRDDVVWNMANCRNRRMFDDRTGIAAASHTKPFLLQTYRRDMGGGEFVLMKDASAPVFVGGRHWGGVRIGYKV; this comes from the coding sequence ATGACGCGTTTCAGCTTTCGCCGACCGGCCCGTTCGCAGACGGTTGTCGGCGACATTGCCGCGCAAGCCGGCAAGCTGGGCATCGAGATCTGCGACGTATCGGGCCACGTCGACGAAGTGGCCGCGCGCGTGCAGCGCCAGGCGCACGTATGCCGCGCGCTGCGCGAATCGGCAGCGCAGACGCTCGCGGGCAATCACCGCATTGCCGAGGCCGCGCGGAAAATGAGCCATGTATCCGCGGAAGCCGCGACCGGCGTGCAGGACTCGCAGCAGACGCTCGAAGCGTCGCTGGCCGACATCCATGGACTCGTGGAAGGCGTAACGGTGATCGAAAGCCAGATCGGCGCGTTGCGCAGCGCGCTGGCGCATGTGAGCCGCGTATCCGAGGAGATTTCGCTGATCGCCCGCCAGACGCATCTGCTCGCGCTGAATGCCGCGATCGAAGCCGCGCGCGCCGGCGATTCCGGCAAGAGCTTCGCGGTGGTGGCGGCCGAGGTGAAAAACCTCTCGGCGAAAACCGCGCAGGCCACGGGGCAGATCGAGACGACGCTCGCCCAACTCACGCAGCAGACCGAGCAGTTGATCACGGAGGGTTCCGCCAACACCGAACGAGCACACCGCGTGCGGGAAGGCACGCGGAAGATCGGCGACGTCGTGCACGCAACCGGCGATGCAATCGCGCATCTGAACACGGAAGCGGGACAGATCGCCGTGTTGACCGGCGAGATCGAAACGCAATGCGACGGGCTCGAGGCGCAGGTGTTGGAAATCGCGAGCGGCGTGGAGGATTCGAGCGAAAACTTCGTGCAGGCGAAGGACCGTTTGGGGAATCTGCTCGGCGTATCCGAGACCTTGATCGAACTGACTGCCGCGACGGGTGTGGAAACGGCGGATACGCGGTTTATCGAAGCCGTGCAGAAGGCGGCGGCGGCCGTGAGCAAGGCATTCGAAACGGCCGTGGCGCGCGGTGAAGTGTCGATCGAGGATCTGTTCGATCAGCGCTATGTGCCGGTGACCGGGAGCAATCCGCCGCAGTTTTTAACGCGGTTTACCGCATTCACCGACCGTGTGTTGCCGGCTATTCAGGAGCCTTTGCTCGATCTCGATCCGCGAGTGGCGTTTTGTGCGGCGGTCGATTTGCGCGGTTATCTGCCAACGCACAATCTCAAGTTCTCTTTGCCGCAGCGTGATGACGTGGTCTGGAATATGGCGAATTGCCGTAACCGGCGCATGTTCGATGATCGAACCGGGATCGCCGCCGCCTCGCATACGAAGCCGTTCTTGCTGCAAACCTATCGGCGCGATATGGGCGGCGGGGAGTTCGTGCTGATGAAGGACGCCTCCGCGCCGGTTTTTGTCGGAGGCCGGCATTGGGGCGGGGTTCGGATCGGCTATAAGGTTTGA
- a CDS encoding alpha/beta hydrolase yields MASIDSSTSASNPLPSRSLAARLGITSVPREELRRRYTQSGSRFVKIMGADVHYVDEGSGDIIVMIHGFASSLHTWNRVADELKREYRVIRLDLPPFGVTGPLRSSSGAIETMNLPTYRRFIDTFLQALAVSRATFIGNSLGGLISWDYAVRHGEAVERLVLIDSAGFPMKLPIYIGLFNSALVRVSSPWWLPEAIIKSAVRNVYGDPHKIDAVTLRRYVEFFHGEGTREAIGKMVPTLDFKEVDTDVLKTLDVPALVLWGAKDRWIPTAHAAEFASRIPRAKSVMYAGLGHIPMEEAPERVMADLRAFLGTPCAGLPVDEGTYRAPV; encoded by the coding sequence ATGGCAAGCATCGACTCCAGCACGTCCGCCTCCAACCCGTTGCCGTCGCGCTCGCTCGCCGCGCGCCTCGGCATCACCAGCGTGCCGCGCGAAGAACTGCGGCGGCGCTACACGCAAAGCGGCTCCAGATTCGTGAAGATCATGGGCGCCGACGTGCATTACGTCGACGAAGGCAGCGGCGACATCATCGTGATGATCCACGGCTTCGCGTCTTCGCTGCACACGTGGAATCGGGTCGCCGACGAACTCAAGCGCGAGTATCGCGTGATCCGCCTCGATCTCCCGCCGTTCGGCGTGACAGGACCGTTGCGTTCCAGCAGCGGCGCAATCGAAACGATGAATCTGCCGACCTATCGTCGTTTCATCGACACGTTCCTGCAGGCACTCGCCGTCTCGCGCGCGACCTTCATTGGCAATTCACTCGGCGGGCTGATCTCGTGGGACTACGCGGTTCGACATGGCGAAGCCGTTGAACGGCTCGTGCTGATCGACTCGGCCGGCTTCCCGATGAAGCTGCCGATTTACATCGGCCTGTTCAATAGCGCGCTGGTGCGGGTCAGTTCGCCGTGGTGGCTGCCCGAGGCCATCATCAAAAGCGCGGTGCGCAATGTCTATGGCGATCCGCACAAGATCGACGCGGTGACACTGCGCCGCTACGTCGAGTTCTTCCACGGCGAAGGCACGCGCGAAGCAATCGGCAAGATGGTGCCCACGCTCGACTTCAAGGAAGTCGACACGGACGTGCTGAAGACCTTGGACGTGCCGGCGCTGGTGCTATGGGGTGCGAAGGATCGCTGGATTCCGACGGCGCATGCGGCTGAATTCGCGAGCCGCATTCCGCGCGCGAAATCGGTCATGTATGCGGGGCTCGGCCACATTCCCATGGAAGAAGCGCCGGAGCGCGTCATGGCCGATCTGCGCGCGTTTCTCGGCACGCCTTGCGCGGGTCTTCCGGTTGACGAAGGCACGTATCGCGCGCCGGTATGA
- a CDS encoding NAD(P)/FAD-dependent oxidoreductase — translation MTPASSAPPAAPPAAPRIAIVGSGFAGIGMAIRLQRMGITSFTIYEAAGDIGGTWRDNTYPGAACDVPSHLYSFSFEPNPAWSRAFGGQAEIFAYLKHCARKYGVDRYVRYNARASAARFDEARQVWCVELDVNGVRESVEADVVIAASGPLSRPAMPRIAGLERFEGKLFHSARWDHAYPLDGKRVAVIGTGASAIQFVPQIQPRVAHLDLFQRTAPWVMPKPDKPIDARAQWLFRHLPFTQRFVRSAIYWQLESRAIAFVVNPKLMKVPMKFGLSYLERRVKDPALRAKVTPNYRLGCKRVLLSSDYYPALSQPNVDVVTSGIREIVADGIVTEDGAHHRADALICGTGFQVNDVGAPFDVTGLDGADLGALWLRDGPEAYLGVSIANFPNFFMIVGPNTGLGHNSMIYMIESQVQYIADCLRVLRRRKARTMTLRPDVQREFNARLQKDMQHSVWVSGCHSWYQTRSGKVTALWPGFTFSFRKRTRRVRPHDYRFAP, via the coding sequence GTGACGCCTGCCTCATCCGCCCCGCCTGCCGCCCCACCTGCCGCGCCACGTATCGCGATTGTCGGAAGCGGCTTTGCCGGCATCGGCATGGCAATTCGCCTGCAACGCATGGGCATCACCTCGTTCACGATTTACGAGGCTGCCGGCGATATCGGTGGTACGTGGCGCGACAACACCTATCCCGGCGCGGCCTGCGACGTGCCCTCGCATCTCTATTCGTTTTCGTTCGAGCCGAATCCGGCGTGGTCGCGTGCGTTCGGCGGCCAGGCCGAGATTTTCGCTTATCTGAAGCATTGCGCCCGCAAATATGGCGTGGACCGCTACGTGCGCTACAACGCGCGCGCGAGCGCGGCGCGTTTCGACGAAGCACGCCAGGTCTGGTGCGTCGAACTCGATGTGAATGGCGTGCGTGAAAGCGTCGAAGCCGACGTCGTGATCGCCGCGAGCGGCCCGCTGTCGCGCCCGGCCATGCCGCGAATCGCAGGGCTGGAACGCTTCGAAGGCAAGCTGTTTCATTCGGCGCGCTGGGACCACGCGTATCCGCTCGACGGCAAACGCGTCGCGGTAATCGGCACCGGCGCAAGCGCGATCCAGTTCGTGCCGCAAATCCAGCCGCGCGTCGCGCACCTCGATCTGTTCCAGCGCACCGCGCCATGGGTCATGCCCAAACCCGACAAGCCGATCGACGCGCGCGCCCAGTGGCTGTTCCGGCATCTGCCGTTCACGCAGCGCTTCGTGCGCAGCGCGATCTACTGGCAACTCGAATCGCGCGCTATCGCGTTCGTGGTCAATCCGAAACTGATGAAAGTGCCGATGAAGTTCGGCCTGAGCTATCTCGAACGGCGCGTCAAGGACCCCGCACTGCGCGCCAAGGTCACGCCGAACTACCGCCTCGGCTGCAAGCGCGTGCTGCTTTCGAGCGACTACTATCCCGCGCTCAGCCAGCCGAACGTGGACGTAGTGACAAGCGGCATTCGCGAGATCGTCGCCGACGGTATCGTGACCGAAGATGGCGCGCATCATCGCGCCGACGCGCTCATCTGCGGCACGGGCTTTCAGGTCAACGACGTCGGCGCGCCCTTCGACGTGACCGGCCTCGACGGTGCGGATCTCGGCGCCCTGTGGCTGCGCGACGGACCGGAGGCCTACCTCGGCGTCAGCATTGCGAACTTCCCGAACTTCTTCATGATCGTCGGCCCGAATACCGGGCTCGGCCACAACTCGATGATCTACATGATCGAGTCGCAAGTGCAGTACATCGCCGATTGCCTGCGCGTACTGCGCCGCCGCAAGGCACGCACGATGACTCTGCGGCCCGACGTGCAGCGCGAGTTCAACGCGCGTTTGCAGAAGGACATGCAGCACTCCGTATGGGTGAGCGGCTGTCACAGCTGGTATCAGACCCGAAGCGGCAAGGTCACTGCGTTGTGGCCCGGCTTCACTTTCAGCTTTCGCAAACGCACGCGGCGCGTGCGTCCGCACGACTATCGCTTCGCGCCCTGA
- a CDS encoding TetR family transcriptional regulator: MTSVPEAASTAEHGIAAGQELPPGKRKLIEAALRLTAGGRGFASLGLRELAREAGLNPNTFYRHFNTLDDLAREAVESVSRRLRPMLRRERWLAAHDEPHSVPRRACVAFFAFALENREAFLSALAEYHGTSRALREAVRANLHEVSAEMADDVVQLDLMPTLSRETVDEVCTQTVLQLFHLSAEYIHADSARRDALVAYAERFIVRLFAGSALLAQHEAGRAPFSMRA; this comes from the coding sequence ATGACATCCGTACCCGAAGCGGCGTCCACCGCCGAGCATGGCATTGCCGCGGGGCAGGAATTGCCGCCAGGCAAGCGCAAACTGATCGAAGCCGCATTGCGCCTGACCGCGGGCGGCCGCGGTTTTGCGAGCCTGGGTTTGCGCGAACTGGCGCGCGAGGCCGGGCTCAACCCCAACACGTTCTATCGTCATTTCAACACGCTCGACGATCTGGCGCGCGAAGCCGTCGAATCGGTGAGCCGCCGCTTGCGGCCGATGCTGCGTCGCGAGCGCTGGCTCGCTGCGCACGACGAGCCGCATAGCGTGCCGCGCCGTGCCTGCGTCGCGTTCTTTGCGTTCGCGCTGGAGAACCGCGAGGCGTTTCTAAGCGCGCTGGCCGAATATCATGGCACGTCGAGGGCGTTGCGCGAGGCCGTGCGTGCGAACCTGCACGAGGTGTCGGCGGAAATGGCCGACGACGTCGTGCAACTGGATCTGATGCCGACGCTCTCGCGCGAAACCGTCGACGAGGTCTGCACGCAGACCGTGCTGCAACTGTTCCACTTGTCGGCGGAGTACATTCATGCGGACAGCGCACGCCGCGATGCGCTGGTCGCGTATGCGGAGCGCTTTATCGTGAGGTTGTTCGCGGGTTCGGCGTTGCTGGCGCAGCATGAGGCGGGCAGGGCGCCTTTCTCGATGCGCGCATGA